The following proteins come from a genomic window of Nitrosopumilaceae archaeon AB1(1):
- a CDS encoding matrixin family metalloprotease, with product MKIIIYLFISILGIVTISQAHAENLYIYVEELPEYADHASDVLYKSTKFWEERIPGLKFYAVDNHRGANFAVQWVKEFGGEHVGYAFGSEFVEVGLGDSNCIEKWTPYSSDYVANILKHEIGHILGFEHSDNPDDIMYPIALSKEYGLVEQTDTTTENYVHFYPFCIYSDISSISYQISSDDPTYGFDVYVVPSVQSFQNFSRWKII from the coding sequence TTGAAAATTATTATCTATTTATTCATATCAATACTTGGAATTGTTACAATTTCTCAAGCACACGCAGAAAATCTTTACATCTATGTAGAGGAATTACCAGAATATGCAGATCATGCTAGTGATGTTTTATACAAATCTACAAAATTTTGGGAAGAACGTATACCTGGATTAAAATTCTACGCAGTTGACAATCACAGAGGTGCAAATTTTGCCGTTCAATGGGTAAAAGAATTTGGTGGCGAACACGTAGGTTATGCATTTGGATCAGAATTTGTAGAAGTTGGTCTAGGTGATAGTAACTGTATTGAAAAATGGACACCCTATTCATCCGATTATGTTGCAAATATATTAAAACATGAGATCGGTCATATCCTAGGATTTGAACATAGTGACAATCCTGATGATATAATGTATCCAATAGCATTATCTAAAGAGTATGGTCTAGTAGAACAAACTGATACCACTACAGAAAACTATGTTCACTTTTATCCGTTCTGCATCTATTCAGACATCTCTAGCATAAGTTATCAAATATCCTCAGATGATCCAACCTATGGTTTTGATGTGTATGTGGTACCTTCAGTTCAGTCATTTCAAAATTTCAGCAGATGGAAAATCATTTAA
- a CDS encoding plastocyanin/azurin family copper-binding protein, with the protein MSTTTTGNAYGIGTIAVIIGISASVIFYQMYYLPESLAKPSVDEHILHPIRETVIKIIEGSSSAEQTDNYIPKLVNIQLGVDNIVKWENVDSTGHTVTPDHRATDSYSGDFGSAGIIKPGDTFEFVFTGEAEIEYHCDPHPWMTGKLIITKQRF; encoded by the coding sequence ATGAGTACAACAACTACTGGTAATGCTTATGGAATTGGAACAATAGCTGTTATTATTGGAATATCTGCAAGTGTAATATTCTATCAAATGTATTATCTTCCAGAATCATTGGCAAAACCATCTGTTGATGAACATATTTTGCACCCTATTCGTGAAACAGTTATCAAAATAATAGAGGGCTCTAGTAGTGCTGAGCAGACTGATAATTATATTCCAAAATTGGTAAATATCCAACTCGGCGTTGATAATATCGTCAAATGGGAAAATGTTGATTCAACAGGGCATACTGTAACCCCTGATCATAGGGCTACGGATAGTTACAGTGGGGACTTTGGCTCAGCTGGTATCATAAAACCCGGTGACACATTCGAGTTTGTATTTACCGGAGAGGCAGAGATAGAATATCACTGTGATCCTCATCCTTGGATGACAGGAAAATTAATCATAACAAAGCAAAGATTCTAA
- a CDS encoding DNA repair protein — protein MNIDLNHTINSGQVFLWEKRGSAWYGINGNQIIITSTKITKKHFKFFRKDDNTSRIIKDISKDVRVLKAVNAYPGLSLLRQDPFQCLISFITSSNSNIPRIRHTLQNLCKTFGKVDTYKNERFHLFPQADILADATESELLKCGLGYRAPFVKSAAQDIATNRINFKSLAKSNYKITQDALISIDGVGCKVADCVMLFSLDKLDAFPIDRWTMQILNKYYSKKISLSESSLTTTRYMNYHDMIVKYFGIYCGYAQQYLFKLERDQQNRKWL, from the coding sequence ATGAATATTGATTTGAATCATACCATTAATAGTGGCCAAGTTTTTTTATGGGAAAAGAGAGGTTCTGCATGGTATGGTATTAATGGAAATCAAATCATTATAACATCTACGAAAATAACAAAAAAGCATTTTAAATTTTTCAGAAAAGATGACAATACATCAAGAATAATTAAAGACATATCCAAAGATGTCAGAGTGCTCAAGGCAGTGAATGCGTATCCTGGATTATCCCTACTACGGCAAGATCCATTTCAGTGTTTAATTTCATTTATCACATCTAGTAATTCCAATATACCACGAATACGTCATACGCTACAAAATCTTTGCAAGACATTTGGCAAAGTAGATACGTACAAAAATGAGAGATTCCATCTATTCCCTCAGGCAGACATACTTGCAGATGCTACAGAATCAGAACTACTAAAATGCGGTCTTGGGTATCGTGCTCCATTTGTGAAATCAGCTGCTCAGGATATAGCAACGAATAGAATTAATTTCAAGTCTCTTGCAAAGTCTAATTATAAAATTACACAAGACGCACTAATCAGTATAGACGGAGTTGGATGTAAAGTGGCAGACTGTGTCATGTTGTTCTCACTAGATAAATTGGATGCATTCCCAATTGACAGATGGACTATGCAGATATTGAATAAATATTATTCAAAAAAAATTAGTCTATCTGAATCATCACTTACCACTACAAGATATATGAATTATCATGATATGATTGTGAAATATTTTGGAATCTATTGTGGTTATGCGCAACAATATTTATTCAAATTAGAGAGGGATCAGCAGAATAGAAAATGGCTCTAA
- a CDS encoding MBL fold metallo-hydrolase RNA specificity domain-containing protein, with amino-acid sequence MGASREVGRSGFLIGCKDTNILLDYGVMFGRRGNPPKYPQHVRPKDIGGIVITHAHLDHSGYVPSLFVSGNTNVYATSPTIQLSKLLIEDMLKIDCSAHAFDAPEVEHMMNNWKDTHYREKIKIGEASLELFESGHVIGGSTVKIQTEGKSLFYTGDVHLGGSRILRKMDMDIGEIDVLITESTYSQTEQSPRVQSENNLVEFANEVMERKGILFVPSFSVERAQEIACVLKSSNFKHRVIMDGMALKVNKIMMEHPEYLREPDVFNKAIKQAIAVTSHDQRENMMKEPCVVVSPAGMLVGGNAVYYLQQLAFDQKNGIALVSYQGEGTPGKKLLEEGVVSTRGHDMNVKAEVKQFQFSGHSDRKELFEMIKQIKGNPRVFVVHGDNDSCISFADEIKEKFGLQTSAPRIGQTISV; translated from the coding sequence TTGGGCGCATCCCGTGAGGTTGGACGCTCTGGATTTTTAATTGGATGCAAGGACACCAACATATTATTAGACTATGGGGTCATGTTTGGACGACGAGGTAACCCTCCAAAATATCCACAACATGTAAGACCAAAAGATATTGGAGGTATTGTAATTACACATGCTCATCTTGATCATTCCGGATATGTACCATCTCTATTTGTTAGTGGTAATACAAATGTCTATGCAACATCACCGACCATTCAACTAAGCAAACTACTCATTGAAGATATGTTAAAAATTGATTGTAGTGCTCATGCATTTGATGCACCAGAGGTAGAGCATATGATGAATAATTGGAAAGACACACACTATAGAGAAAAGATCAAAATTGGTGAAGCATCATTGGAATTATTTGAATCAGGACATGTAATTGGCGGTAGCACTGTAAAGATACAAACAGAAGGAAAGAGTTTGTTTTATACCGGTGATGTTCATCTTGGTGGCTCTAGAATTTTGCGCAAGATGGATATGGATATCGGAGAGATTGACGTTCTCATAACAGAGAGCACATACTCACAAACTGAGCAGTCCCCAAGGGTACAGTCAGAAAATAATCTAGTAGAGTTTGCAAATGAGGTTATGGAGCGTAAAGGGATACTATTTGTGCCATCATTTTCGGTGGAACGTGCCCAAGAGATAGCATGCGTGTTAAAAAGCAGTAATTTCAAGCACCGCGTAATAATGGACGGAATGGCATTAAAGGTGAATAAAATAATGATGGAGCATCCAGAGTATCTAAGGGAGCCGGACGTATTCAATAAAGCGATAAAGCAGGCCATAGCTGTTACGAGTCACGACCAAAGAGAGAATATGATGAAAGAGCCCTGTGTTGTAGTGTCACCGGCCGGTATGTTGGTCGGTGGAAACGCTGTATATTATTTACAACAATTAGCATTTGATCAGAAAAACGGAATAGCATTGGTATCATACCAGGGAGAGGGAACACCGGGTAAAAAATTACTAGAGGAAGGAGTCGTAAGTACTCGTGGACATGACATGAATGTGAAAGCAGAAGTTAAACAATTTCAGTTTTCAGGGCACTCCGATCGTAAGGAATTATTTGAGATGATTAAACAGATTAAAGGGAATCCACGTGTCTTTGTAGTTCACGGGGATAATGATTCATGTATATCATTTGCCGATGAGATCAAAGAAAAATTCGGTCTGCAGACAAGTGCACCACGAATTGGCCAAACGATCTCTGTATGA
- a CDS encoding 4Fe-4S binding protein — protein sequence MPIAILPDVDEQRCIGCALCVEICTTLGPDVLRVKPVEGWKRGKAFVFYPERCISDGACIGVCPTKSIFWMRPMNYTAGQPVPLHKNGVFIKGWAEDAAL from the coding sequence ATGCCAATAGCAATACTTCCAGATGTGGATGAGCAGAGATGTATCGGATGTGCACTATGTGTAGAAATCTGTACAACTCTTGGCCCCGACGTACTCCGTGTAAAACCCGTAGAGGGATGGAAAAGAGGTAAAGCATTCGTATTTTACCCAGAACGTTGTATATCAGACGGTGCATGCATTGGTGTCTGTCCAACAAAATCAATCTTTTGGATGAGACCAATGAACTATACCGCTGGACAACCTGTTCCACTACACAAAAACGGTGTATTTATCAAGGGCTGGGCCGAAGACGCCGCTCTATAA
- the tgtA gene encoding tRNA guanosine(15) transglycosylase TgtA has protein sequence MFEIKKTDLAGRIGILHTNHGIVETPAFVPVIHPYKQTIPTDTFKKMGFEMVITNAYITMKHYGDEAIKRGIHDIIGFDGSVMTDSGGYQVLEYGDVDVTPDAMAKFETGILSDIPIPLDKPTGFGLQYEKADEYVNHTLDVSKRTIQNRKDNGQMWMGPIQGGEHEELVIKSSKELVEYGYDILALGSPVEFMESYRYNLLAKMILSVKKNIPASIPLHLFGAGHPLTIPLAISLGCDTFDSASYVLYARYGRYITEDATKLISEIEYFGCSCQVCSNHTPREILDMSEEDRISSIALHNLYAIKLEVDRAKQAIHEGRLWEYVXEKARAHPKLFESIPVFTSNTEYLAKATPKFKSKAVFFFAREDQYRPEAHTFREIVSKFKTEKNQVAFMGDTSIKPVYSSAEYTKLFTTLSNPDQIQFCQYNPFLGVIPLELSDFYPAAHNVTTSGPFNPLEFPTFAESWENFFEMNNFDTIHIPDDQFIKHFTKEFKDLEINIL, from the coding sequence TTGTTTGAGATAAAAAAGACAGACCTGGCAGGACGCATTGGGATATTGCATACCAATCACGGAATAGTCGAGACACCGGCGTTTGTACCTGTAATTCATCCCTACAAGCAGACAATCCCAACTGATACTTTCAAGAAGATGGGTTTTGAGATGGTAATTACTAATGCGTATATCACCATGAAACATTATGGTGATGAGGCGATTAAACGTGGCATACACGATATCATAGGATTTGATGGTAGTGTAATGACAGACTCTGGCGGATATCAGGTATTAGAGTATGGAGATGTGGATGTCACCCCAGATGCAATGGCAAAATTCGAGACTGGTATTCTGTCAGATATACCAATTCCACTTGACAAACCCACAGGATTTGGTCTGCAGTATGAAAAGGCAGATGAGTATGTAAATCACACACTTGACGTCTCAAAGAGAACGATACAGAATAGAAAAGACAACGGGCAGATGTGGATGGGACCAATCCAAGGAGGCGAGCATGAAGAGTTGGTGATAAAATCATCAAAAGAGTTGGTAGAGTATGGTTACGACATTTTAGCGTTGGGAAGCCCTGTAGAATTTATGGAATCGTACAGGTATAATCTACTTGCAAAGATGATTCTATCAGTAAAGAAAAATATACCTGCGTCCATTCCATTACATCTATTCGGTGCAGGTCATCCACTTACCATTCCTTTAGCCATATCACTAGGATGCGATACATTCGATTCTGCATCGTATGTTCTGTATGCTAGATACGGAAGGTACATCACAGAGGACGCTACAAAATTAATTTCAGAGATTGAATACTTTGGGTGCAGTTGCCAGGTGTGCTCAAATCATACACCTAGGGAAATATTAGACATGTCAGAGGAGGACAGAATTAGTAGTATCGCTTTACATAATCTATACGCCATAAAATTAGAAGTTGACAGGGCAAAGCAGGCAATACATGAGGGAAGATTGTGGGAGTATGTCATNGAAAAAGCTCGAGCACATCCAAAGTTGTTTGAATCAATTCCCGTATTTACAAGCAATACAGAATATCTAGCAAAGGCCACACCAAAATTCAAGTCCAAAGCTGTATTCTTTTTTGCAAGAGAAGATCAGTATAGACCGGAGGCACATACGTTTAGAGAAATAGTATCTAAATTTAAAACAGAAAAAAACCAGGTAGCATTCATGGGTGACACTAGCATAAAACCGGTGTACAGCTCTGCAGAGTATACTAAATTATTCACTACTTTATCGAATCCAGACCAGATACAATTTTGTCAGTATAATCCATTTCTTGGTGTAATACCATTAGAGTTGTCAGACTTTTACCCTGCAGCACATAATGTAACTACAAGCGGACCGTTCAATCCATTAGAGTTTCCCACATTTGCAGAATCGTGGGAAAACTTTTTTGAGATGAATAATTTTGATACAATCCACATACCTGATGATCAATTCATCAAACATTTCACAAAAGAGTTTAAAGATTTAGAGATTAATATACTATAA
- a CDS encoding AAA family ATPase, with translation MIGITGTPGVGKHTVTNLISKRLDHSILDLTKLVLESNLDADNVDTDTLGRMVEEKVVNNMILVGHLLPYVINNLDITHIIILRRNPYDLREIYQSRGYTEQKTLANLGSEILGTITSDVTQISNVKTSQIDTTKITADDTATMIINLLDGKEIPCDVDWLEMIKQKGDLQEFFKY, from the coding sequence TTGATAGGAATCACAGGCACGCCAGGGGTTGGGAAACACACCGTCACGAATCTCATATCAAAGCGATTAGACCATTCCATCTTAGATTTAACAAAACTAGTTTTGGAATCGAATCTGGATGCAGATAATGTGGATACTGATACACTGGGAAGAATGGTAGAGGAAAAAGTTGTAAATAATATGATTCTGGTAGGGCACCTTTTACCGTATGTCATTAATAATTTAGACATCACACACATCATCATACTACGACGCAACCCCTATGATTTAAGAGAGATTTATCAGAGTAGAGGATACACAGAGCAGAAGACTCTTGCAAATTTAGGTAGCGAGATACTCGGTACCATTACTAGTGATGTGACGCAAATCTCTAATGTAAAGACATCTCAGATAGATACCACAAAGATAACAGCAGATGATACAGCTACGATGATAATCAATCTACTAGATGGCAAAGAGATACCCTGTGATGTAGACTGGCTGGAAATGATCAAGCAAAAGGGAGATTTACAGGAATTTTTCAAATATTAA
- the kae1 gene encoding KEOPS complex N(6)-L-threonylcarbamoyladenine synthase Kae1, translating to MGIESTAHTFSCAIINDKEILADVRKIYRPKKGSGIHPREASRHHINHATNVLSQCFKQSGLTVKDLDLISYAAGPGLGPCLRVGAVVARSLSIHHDIPIYPINHAIGHIELGKMLTGAKDPLILLVSGGHTMILAFVMNHWRIFGETLDITLGQLLDQFGRSLGFASPCGPQIEQLAQKSSTYIPLPYTIHGNDVSFSGLLSATKKITPQGREAACFSLQETAFAMICEVVERAIALTAKKEILIVGGVVANKRLVEMFGIISKRYKCKFYAAPPQYAGDCGSQIACTALQQAKNDKGSRIQDTFVRQSWRLDTVKISY from the coding sequence CTGGGAATAGAGAGTACCGCACATACATTTTCTTGTGCCATAATTAATGATAAAGAAATTCTCGCAGACGTCAGAAAGATATACCGACCAAAGAAAGGAAGTGGCATTCATCCACGGGAAGCGTCAAGACACCACATTAATCATGCAACGAATGTATTATCACAGTGCTTTAAACAATCAGGATTAACAGTCAAGGATTTAGATTTGATTTCATACGCTGCAGGTCCCGGTTTAGGACCCTGCCTTAGAGTAGGAGCAGTTGTTGCAAGATCATTATCCATACATCACGATATACCAATCTATCCCATTAATCATGCCATTGGACATATTGAACTGGGTAAAATGCTGACAGGCGCTAAAGACCCACTAATTTTACTCGTATCGGGGGGTCATACCATGATACTTGCCTTTGTAATGAATCATTGGAGAATATTCGGTGAAACACTAGACATTACTTTGGGACAATTGTTAGATCAGTTCGGCAGAAGTCTGGGCTTTGCATCACCGTGCGGCCCACAAATTGAACAATTGGCACAGAAAAGCTCCACATACATTCCTCTCCCCTATACCATACACGGAAATGATGTATCATTTTCCGGATTACTATCTGCCACAAAAAAGATTACACCTCAGGGAAGAGAAGCTGCCTGTTTCTCACTTCAAGAGACAGCGTTTGCCATGATCTGCGAAGTGGTAGAGCGAGCTATAGCTCTAACTGCTAAAAAAGAGATACTAATCGTCGGAGGAGTGGTAGCGAATAAAAGACTAGTAGAGATGTTTGGAATAATATCCAAAAGATACAAGTGTAAATTTTATGCAGCTCCGCCACAGTATGCTGGGGATTGCGGCTCACAAATTGCATGTACTGCGCTTCAACAAGCAAAAAATGACAAGGGGAGTAGAATACAAGATACATTTGTCAGACAATCATGGAGATTAGATACGGTAAAAATATCCTACTAG
- a CDS encoding redox-regulated ATPase YchF — protein MQIGLLGKANVGKSTFFSAATNTSVQIGNFPFTTIKPNVGVTHVTTKCVCKEMNLSHDIPACKNGTRYIPVKIIDIAGLVPGAHEGKGLGNQFLDDARQADILIHVIDGSGSTDIQGQPTTLGSHDPKEDITFVEQEFDKWFLNILDREWSRLIKEVGQKKISLIEGITKRFSGLGAQDFDVQSTLQDTNLAGRKPAEWSEDERESFVTALRKRIKPIINAANKADLYADTIPKKLDANPCSAETELLLSKATSAKLINYTLGGLSFVITSEISDAQKNALNMAKEVLNKFNGTGIQNILNIAVFKKLKRITVYPVEDEKKLSNKDGVILPDARLLTTGSTAKDLAFTIHQDIGSGFLHGINIKTGQRVGADYTLQDLDIIKIVSTKSRG, from the coding sequence ATGCAGATTGGACTATTAGGAAAAGCAAACGTTGGCAAATCCACATTCTTCTCAGCAGCAACAAACACTAGCGTGCAGATTGGCAACTTTCCATTTACCACCATAAAACCCAATGTAGGGGTGACACATGTAACTACAAAATGTGTATGCAAAGAGATGAATCTATCTCATGATATACCTGCATGCAAAAACGGTACACGCTACATACCAGTAAAGATTATTGATATCGCCGGACTAGTCCCAGGAGCGCATGAAGGAAAGGGATTGGGAAATCAATTTCTAGATGATGCACGGCAGGCAGATATTCTAATACACGTAATAGACGGATCCGGCTCTACTGATATCCAAGGACAACCAACAACTCTAGGATCACACGATCCAAAAGAGGACATAACATTCGTAGAGCAAGAATTTGACAAATGGTTTCTAAACATTCTAGATCGTGAATGGTCTAGACTAATCAAAGAGGTAGGGCAGAAAAAGATTAGCCTAATAGAGGGAATTACAAAACGCTTCAGCGGACTTGGCGCACAAGATTTTGATGTACAATCTACTTTGCAGGACACAAATCTTGCAGGACGCAAACCAGCTGAGTGGAGTGAGGACGAAAGAGAATCATTCGTCACGGCACTGCGAAAAAGAATCAAACCAATAATTAACGCTGCAAACAAGGCGGATCTATACGCAGATACAATCCCAAAGAAACTTGATGCTAATCCGTGTAGTGCAGAGACTGAACTATTACTCTCAAAGGCGACAAGTGCAAAATTAATCAATTACACACTAGGGGGATTATCATTTGTTATAACATCAGAGATATCTGATGCACAAAAAAACGCATTAAACATGGCAAAAGAGGTATTGAATAAATTCAACGGTACTGGAATTCAAAATATACTGAATATAGCTGTATTTAAAAAATTAAAGAGAATAACGGTATACCCGGTAGAGGATGAGAAAAAATTATCAAACAAAGACGGGGTCATACTACCGGATGCAAGATTACTAACAACTGGCTCCACGGCAAAGGATTTGGCATTTACCATTCATCAAGATATAGGAAGTGGATTTTTGCACGGAATTAACATAAAGACAGGACAACGAGTAGGTGCAGATTACACACTACAAGATTTAGATATTATCAAGATTGTATCGACAAAGAGTAGAGGATAA
- a CDS encoding pentapeptide repeat-containing protein, whose amino-acid sequence MNTKSNIRLCQTAEYKTYECNRKCLDDGNFCLFHHKNFKLNEDRIREEFEKELDQVIILGGTLEFIGCKIPSITLREKEYDNISIFFNFAEFRGSVKFIDVKFKAMDFSHARFSEGMYGKKLDVANSFRFNNVKCKDEISELKFENCSLSENDFIGGNFKSLKFIDCELKNTNFQATQFVELRVQNCTFVGKTNFSECVFSTIAEFRNADFKEQHLINFGEDLSKVSFVDTDITRIKFNEFTSWDENHGYTIFDERKFFADPDKHKLSVALTVYRNLRENYEFRLMYEEAGKFFIGEMNLRRKYIGYIKNDDNTKYRRRHGCVILSKCYSILAKSRRRHGYVILSKCYSILANYGESLHRIFLWTLGISVLTIIFFYIELDSCMIDEMMSGNANVVFDSNKLFMALNRYFALFSYTNEFNLTDHFFRLLLIPILGIWFITLRRKFERRFRH is encoded by the coding sequence GTGAATACGAAATCGAATATTCGATTATGTCAAACGGCAGAATATAAAACGTATGAATGCAATAGGAAGTGCCTAGACGATGGAAATTTTTGTTTATTTCATCATAAGAATTTCAAATTAAATGAAGATAGAATTAGGGAAGAATTTGAAAAAGAGTTAGATCAAGTAATCATCTTAGGTGGAACACTTGAATTTATTGGATGTAAGATTCCATCTATTACTCTACGTGAAAAGGAATATGATAACATATCCATATTTTTTAATTTTGCAGAATTTCGAGGTAGTGTCAAATTCATTGATGTAAAGTTTAAAGCAATGGATTTTTCCCATGCTAGATTTTCTGAAGGTATGTATGGTAAGAAACTTGATGTTGCAAATAGCTTTCGTTTTAACAATGTTAAATGTAAAGATGAGATATCAGAACTTAAATTTGAAAATTGTAGTTTATCAGAAAATGATTTTATCGGTGGGAATTTTAAATCACTTAAATTTATAGATTGTGAATTAAAGAATACAAATTTTCAAGCAACACAATTTGTCGAATTGCGTGTACAAAATTGCACATTTGTAGGTAAAACAAATTTTTCTGAATGTGTGTTTTCAACAATTGCAGAATTTAGAAATGCTGATTTCAAAGAACAACATCTCATTAACTTTGGAGAAGATTTATCAAAAGTTTCTTTTGTGGATACGGATATTACACGGATAAAATTTAATGAATTTACATCGTGGGATGAAAATCATGGTTATACAATATTTGATGAAAGAAAATTTTTTGCTGATCCTGATAAACATAAATTATCTGTAGCTCTTACGGTTTATAGAAATCTTCGAGAAAATTATGAATTTCGGCTTATGTATGAGGAGGCTGGGAAATTTTTTATAGGAGAGATGAATTTGAGAAGAAAATATATTGGATATATCAAAAATGATGACAATACAAAGTATAGAAGACGGCATGGATGTGTAATATTATCAAAATGTTATAGTATACTAGCAAAGTCTAGAAGACGTCATGGATATGTAATATTATCAAAATGTTATAGTATACTAGCAAATTATGGTGAGAGTCTACACAGAATTTTCTTATGGACACTTGGAATATCTGTTTTAACTATAATTTTCTTTTATATAGAATTAGACAGCTGTATGATAGATGAAATGATGTCAGGGAACGCAAATGTGGTATTTGATTCTAATAAATTATTTATGGCGTTGAACAGGTATTTTGCATTGTTTTCTTATACCAATGAATTTAATCTGACCGATCATTTCTTTCGCCTTTTATTAATACCTATTTTAGGAATTTGGTTTATTACATTACGAAGAAAATTTGAAAGAAGATTTAGGCACTAG
- a CDS encoding Fic family protein → MTLVKKTIKGKVYYYFQDSVKLDGVYKVINTCVCRADASQHKLAEEKHSALAIHLPKIFKLMSTTWKNQYKFDFFADSTDMDYLNSNLVLQSFLFTHLKKLLDPQELDDFEKILFVKYVYGTTAIEGNTLTEAEASKLLASNLTPKNKTINEIFEVGNYNHIKKYMNEYSGNITEKMILQIHKLLMTGICGYDGKLINAGEYRTSRAILLEIEHTPSPPEMISSQLKLLVAEYTSKLKDGIHPFEAASYFHQKFEEIHPFQDGNGRVGRELLNYMLVKEGFPPIYITPEYRTEYLNSLVQGNTDKYIPLFTFLLTRMGATFSYFFTKTNLYSLFKNDNMRKIMNDMVGEETYKTILAELEETSKKIKLP, encoded by the coding sequence ATGACTCTAGTGAAAAAAACCATTAAAGGAAAAGTTTACTACTATTTTCAAGATTCTGTCAAACTTGATGGAGTCTATAAAGTGATCAATACTTGTGTATGCAGGGCGGATGCATCACAACACAAATTAGCAGAAGAAAAACATTCTGCACTTGCAATTCATTTACCAAAAATTTTCAAATTAATGTCTACTACATGGAAAAATCAATACAAATTTGATTTTTTTGCAGATTCTACCGATATGGATTATTTGAATAGTAATTTAGTTTTACAATCATTTCTTTTTACACATTTAAAAAAATTACTTGATCCACAAGAATTAGATGATTTTGAAAAAATATTGTTTGTAAAATATGTATATGGAACCACCGCAATTGAAGGAAATACATTGACAGAGGCTGAAGCATCTAAACTACTTGCAAGTAACCTTACTCCAAAGAATAAAACTATAAATGAAATATTTGAAGTTGGAAATTACAATCATATTAAAAAGTATATGAATGAATATTCTGGAAATATTACTGAAAAAATGATTTTACAAATTCATAAACTTTTGATGACTGGAATTTGTGGATATGATGGAAAATTAATCAATGCAGGAGAATATAGAACGAGTAGAGCAATACTTTTGGAAATTGAACATACTCCATCTCCGCCAGAAATGATTTCTTCCCAACTAAAACTCCTTGTTGCTGAATATACAAGTAAATTAAAGGATGGAATTCACCCATTTGAGGCTGCCTCGTATTTCCATCAGAAATTTGAAGAGATTCATCCATTTCAAGATGGTAATGGTAGAGTGGGAAGAGAATTACTCAATTATATGTTGGTAAAAGAAGGATTTCCACCAATCTATATTACTCCAGAATATCGAACTGAATATCTAAATTCATTAGTTCAAGGAAATACTGATAAGTATATTCCATTATTTACTTTTTTGTTAACACGAATGGGTGCAACATTTTCATATTTTTTTACTAAAACTAACCTGTATTCACTTTTCAAAAATGATAATATGAGAAAAATTATGAACGATATGGTTGGAGAGGAAACATACAAAACAATTTTGGCTGAGTTGGAAGAAACATCAAAGAAAATAAAACTACCTTGA